A region of Lycium barbarum isolate Lr01 chromosome 1, ASM1917538v2, whole genome shotgun sequence DNA encodes the following proteins:
- the LOC132629396 gene encoding probable glutathione S-transferase — MAHEEVILLDFWPSMYGMRVRVALAEKGIKYEYKEQNLADKSPILLEMNPIFKKIPVLIHNGKPICESLNVVQYIDEVWKDKVTFLPSDLYEKYQALFWADYVEKVFDSGRKLWMEKGGEQQTRKDNYIDSLRMLEGILGDKPYFGGGKIGFLDIAFIGICSWFYTYEKFGEFSTEIEAPKIIAWVKMCMKMESVSKSVAEPLKVYDFALQIRKHYGLE; from the exons ATGGCGCATGAAGAGGTGATTTTATTGGATTTTTGGCCTAGCATGTATGGCATGAGAGTCAGGGTTGCACTAGCTGAAAAGGGTATCAAGTATGAGTATAAAGAACAGAACTTGGCTGATAAAAGTCCAATTCTTTTGGAAATGAATccaattttcaagaaaataccaGTTTTGATCCACAATGGAAAACCAATTTGTGAATCACTAAATGTAGTCCAGTATATTGATGAGGTCTGGAAGGACAAAGTTACATTTCTTCCTTCTGATCTTTATGAAAAATACCAAGCTTTGTTCTGGGCTGACTATGTGGAGAAG GTGTTCGATTCGGGGCGTAAGCTATGGATGGAAAAAGGAGGAGAGCAACAGACAAGAAAGGACAACTACATAGACAGTTTAAGGATGCTGGAAGGTATTCTTGGAGATAAACCTTATTTTGGAGGTGGAAAAATTGGGTTTTTGGATATTGCTTTCATAGGAATTTGCAGTTGGTTTTATACTTATGAGAAGTTTGGAGAATTCAGTACAGAAATTGAGGCCCCAAAGATAATTGCATGGGTGAAGATGTGCATGAAAATGGAAAGTGTTTCCAAATCTGTTGCTGAACCACTTAAGGTTTATGACTTTGCTTTGCAAATTAGAAAGCATTATGGATTAGAGTAG
- the LOC132627206 gene encoding uncharacterized protein LOC132627206 — MILLKRISDAMEQIECKKYGLCQALLTWMEEWKNFEQHLDMTGTKLKECLNVLESSENHLQCFTELESREKHLHSIQESIGESLKELELVRESINATRKQVEDKDSQLSGYADDLKLRQKKLEENEMSLEEYWNSIEEKFNEEINEREKKFQERVYELNSREEKLKQQENELKARQEQLDSAPFSRERKPKKVYSSKMKMDFTKELAETSSQLSPKACDSREKSRKRSYCSENPMKRSKTGKSSEYGEEEKTISMDVDDKNLSGQQLNNADNADLAMICSGRIVRIESESESDTDDEGITQVWDCPRAKFHNFDKENEIGKFHVDQVWACYDDLDGMPRLYARVEKVFIPKFKLQMVWLEADTEENHWTNHELSVSCGRFRLGSSLDVSNRHVFSHQMQCKRDTHGYYLIYPTKGETWAIWSAERLEEYEIVEVLSDFADDVGITVSYLDKVSGFVSIFERRCCGSFSFVIPANELRRFSHKVPSFKLTQTIKEWFELDPASLPNYPDNARYNEKVMVEYEVADDVSTFK, encoded by the coding sequence ATGATTTTGTTGAAGAGGATTTCTGATGCTATGGAACAGATTGAATGCAAAAAATATGGCCTCTGTCAAGCACTTTTAACATGGATGGAAGAATGGAAAAATTTCGAACAACACTTGGACATGACCGGAACAAAGTTAAAAGAATGCTTAAATGTACTCGAATCAAGTGAGAACCATCTGCAATGCTTCACTGAACTCGAATCCAGAGAGAAGCATTTGCATTCTATTCAAGAATCAATTGGCGAAAGCTTAAAAGAACTCGAATTAGTTAGAGAATCAATAAATGCTACGCGCAAACAAGTTGAGGATAAAGACAGCCAGCTTTCAGGATATGCTGATGACTTGAAACTGAGAcagaagaaattggaggaaaacgAGATGTCGCTCGAGGAATATTGGAACTCGATTGAGGAGAAATTTAATGAGGAAATTAATGAGAGAGAGAAGAAATTTCAGGAGCGCGTTTATGAGCTCAATTCCAGAGAagaaaaattaaagcaacaaGAGAATGAACTGAAAGCGCGACAGGAACAACTTGATTCTGCTCCGTTTTCCAGGGAACGGAAACCGAAAAAAGTCTACTCGAGCAAAATGAAGATGGATTTTACAAAAGAGCTCGCTGAAACTTCGAGTCAGTTGAGTCCAAAAGCATGTGATTCGAGGGAAAAAAGTCGGAAAAGATCTTATTGTTCTGAGAACCCAATGAAAAGATCAAAGACAGGAAAATCTTCGGAATATGGAGAAGAGGAGAAGACGATAAGCATGGATGTTGATGATAAGAACTTAAGTGGACAACAGTTAAATAATGCAGATAATGCTGATCTGGCGATGATTTGTTCCGGTAGGATTGTTCGAATTGAGTCTGAATCAGAATCGGACACGGATGACGAGGGCATCACACAAGTATGGGACTGTCCTCGTGCTAAATTTCACAACTTTGACAaagaaaatgaaataggaaaGTTTCATGTTGACCAAGTTTGGGCGTGTTATGATGATTTAGATGGTATGCCTAGACTCTATGCTCGAGTTGAAAAGGTTTTTATTCCGAAATTTAAGTTACAAATGGTCTGGTTAGAGGCTGATACAGAGGAAAATCATTGGACAAATCATGAGTTATCGGTTAGTTGTGGTAGATTTAGACTCGGGAGCTCTTTAGATGTTTCGAATCGCCATGTATTCTCTCATCAAATGCAGTGCAAAAGGGACACCCATGGTTATTATCTGATATATCCTACGAAAGGGGAGACTTGGGCCATTTGGAGCGCTGAACGACTAGAAGAATATGAGATCGTGGAGGTACTTTCTGATTTTGCTGATGATGTTGGTATAACGGTTAGTTATCTGGATAAAGTCAGTGGATTTGTGAGCATTTTCGAAAGGAGATGCTGTGGAAGTTTCTCATTTGTGATACCAGCAAACGAATTACGCAGATTTTCTCATAAAGTTCCCTCTTTTAAATTGACACAAACTATAAAAGAGTGGTTTGAACTTGATCCTGCTTCTCTACCTAATTATCCAGATAATGCAAGGTACAACGAAAAGGTTATGGTCGAATATGAGGTAGCGGATGATGTCTCTACCTTCAAGTAA
- the LOC132629386 gene encoding probable glutathione S-transferase, whose translation MENDEVILLDFWPSMFGMRVRVALAEKEIKYEYKEEDLFTGKSPLLPKMNPVHKKIPVLVHNGKPVCESLVVVEYIDEIWKDKAPLLSSDPYERAQARFWAAYTDKLYDFGTRIWTATKEEFAGGKKDLLDPLKLLEEAALGDKPYFGGESFGFVDVALIGFYTWFYTYETIGNFSIEAECPKLVAWGKRCMQRDRVSKSLADPHKICEVLLEFRKNRGLE comes from the exons ATGGAGAATGATGAGGTGATTCTATTGGACTTCTGGCCTAGCATGTTTGGCATGAGGGTCAGGGTTGCACTAGCTGAGAAGGAGATCAAATACGAGTACAAGGAAGAAGACTTGTTTACCGGTAAAAGTCCTCTCCTTCCGAAGATGAATCCGGTCCACAAGAAAATCCCGGTTTTGGTTCACAACGGAAAACCTGTTTGTGAATCTCTCGTTGTAGTCGAGTACATCGATGAAATCTGGAAGGACAAAGCTCCTTTGTTATCATCTGATCCTTATGAAAGAGCACAAGCTAGGTTTTGGGCTGCCTACACTGACAAG TTGTATGATTTTGGGACAAGAATATGGACAGCCACAAAAGAAGAGTTTGCGGGAGGTAAGAAGGACTTGCTAGATCCACTCAAGTTACTGGAGGAAGCTGCACTGGGAGACAAGCCCTATTTTGGAGGGGAAAGTTTCGGTTTTGTGGATGTTGCCCTTATTGGGTTCTATACCTGGTTTTATACGTATGAGACCATTGGAAACTTCAGCATCGAGGCCGAGTGCCCAAAGCTTGTTGCTTGGGGTAAGAGATGCATGCAGAGGGATAGGGTCTCGAAATCTCTAGCTGACCCTCATAAGATCTGTGAGGTACTACTAGAATTCAGAAAGAATCGTGGATTAGAATAA
- the LOC132629407 gene encoding probable glutathione S-transferase yields MENDEVILLDFWASMFGMRIRVALAEKEIEYEFKEEVVGGTKSPLLLKMNPVHKKIPVLIHNGKPVCESFIAVEYIDEVWKDKAPLLSSDPYERAQARFWADYIDKLYDFGRKIWDAKGEEQEVAKKNLIDSHRVLEREALGDKPYFGGESFGFVDVALIGFYSWFYTYEAFGNFSMEAECPKLVAWGKRCMQRESIFKSLPDPHKIYEVILQYRKNVGLE; encoded by the exons ATGGAGAATGATGAGGTGATTCTATTGGACTTCTGGGCTAGCATGTTTGGTATGAGGATAAGGGTAGCATTAGCTGAAAAGGAGATTGAATACGAGTTTAAGGAAGAAGTCGTGGGTGGCACTAAAAGTCCGCTGCTTTTAAAGATGAATCCCGTACACAAGAAAATCCCGGTTTTGATTCACAACGGAAAACCTGTTTGTGAATCTTTCATTGCAGTTGAGTACATCGATGAAGTCTGGAAGGACAAAGCGCCGTTGTTATCCTCTGATCCTTACGAGAGAGCACAAGCTAGGTTCTGGGCTGACTACATTGACAAG TTGTATGATTTTGGGCGAAAAATTTGGGATGCCAAAGGAGAAGAGCAGGAGGTAGCTAAGAAGAACTTGATAGATTCACACAGGGTCCTGGAGCGGGAAGCGTTGGGAGACAAGCCTTACTTTGGAGGGGAAAGCTTTGGTTTTGTGGATGTTGCCCTGATTGGGTTCTACAGCTGGTTTTATACGTACGAAGCCTTTGGAAACTTCAGCATGGAGGCCGAGTGCCCCAAGCTCGTTGCTTGGGGCAAGAGATGCATGCAGAGGGAGAGCATCTTTAAGTCTTTACCAGACCCTCATAAGATCTATGAGGTAATACTCCAGTATAGAAAGAATGTTGGACTTGAATAG